The nucleotide sequence tcctgccaaatccagttacaaacaatcagaaaaatagtaatagaagcaggagatagatggcacagcatgtgacagtgtacatcatcaggttaaaccaatgaagggccagtttgagttccaccagtgtaaagggacaattctAGTCACAGAGACTATAAGCTTGCAAGGAAAGAGgcgattgctctgcccgagtcttgatggctaagaaggtggaagaagaagcagaagttcTTGATagccagcaaaagctttcaccttgagtattggcaatgctccaggtatcagctactttctggccatcagagagcaagatcaagagggggccAGAATTATATTGCACAccgacctttcaaatcttgtccaatatgactttggaactggtggtagaagaaatgctggttgtgaacttaatccaagattcctcctggctttgacatcttacccactaagcatgtgcatgggcctgttggaaagcaatgaggtttgagagtgtgggatatctacagaaagtatctgtggcccgtttttgagccttccatggcatgtgacaggcaggattccaccatagaTGAGAATatagtgtaaaatgtgttgaggttttaggaacacactgagcagttgcttgtataatgcagtcagttactgctgccacacagttgtctattgatggcttacaaatgatggcaggatcaagttctgtgagagcagtgaaagagggccagtttgcatgatcaATCTTCTGCTGGGGCATGTGGGTCGGTTGGCATCGATCGTGGGCAGTCTCTCTCAaatttataggaaaatgatcactgcctcgtggattattgtcaacccttcatgaaaaatgggaaaataatgaaggagagcaaattgagagatcaatagcagtaaaggactgactaggtgcatggaaataagtagaagaactagtattgaaaagagaaaggttgtgatcagaatgcatacgctctacagagagacccctcctatcaataccagcactttcccagaggagatgatgtccattaaagtcccccaggatgaaaaagggaaatggcaactgttcaatgagagtgtcaaggtctaattgatcatatgtctctccaggtgacaggtaaagagaacaaacagtgatggtatgacccaaggaaacacggatggttacggcctccaagggtgtgtcgagtggcaaagacagggtgggcacatgctgattaaCCAACAGTGCCTCCTCTCCATGCACTcattcatcacacagcctgtcatttgtgtataaagaaaactgctgaaaggtgactgtattggcaggtgtCATAAATGTTTCCTGCAAGGAGAGACAAGAGGGTAGAAAGCACTGTGTTTTGATGTcgtccagattagaacataaacctcgacagttccattgtatcagggtgccgtttttatttatgtgtagacaaatttggtggagaacccttctgtttacgaccacatcttatttccttactgtccttatacGAGgaaggtctattgacctccatgaatcctgccctgggtcgattgagcaggtctttgctgttggaaggggattccagaaactgaggatgtgaacaaatgttTGTTCACTGCACCTAGTTTTCTCCTAACCTTTTAGGGCAAAAACGAAAGTAGAATGGTTGAGAGCTATTGTAATTAATGCAATGAGGCATCACGGTCCTTGTCACCACAACAAGCACGCATTAAGAAActatgacatgatgtctttgagtgaccgaactgctgacactggaaacatcaaaGAGTGTTTGtaatgtatggctgtactctgcaattaagataacctgccttgatggtggcaggtggacgtggtgatgtatttgtgagaatgaggacattggtcggcaccacaattccatctttgcgagtggagatatgcctcactgcagaaactccttgggtggagaaaccagcaaggatctcagactctggaatgttcttcaaattcctctcaacaacaactccttgtgatgaattcaaattagcatgaggtgtaacctcaacaggtatatccccaattgcctttgaacactgtgttgagatgtagatgtttccaccaatatgtcaccagatcgaagcttttttactgactttcgagagccagcaaatccctctagtcccttctaaatggaaaagggagacatttgccctgaaagtttgtctgaaagtgagtgcaatataagaaaatgaggcacaacaggtggtacagatggtgaggattgctgctcagaatcttcaagacacgGTCGTTTACCCATAggctgttttttcactattttattaagatttttatttggagtatccataataaagagagggaaattttggtgcccactgaccccacctaccatggagctctatgaggggatgcactacaatgtcaaacaaggacactacaggacaatgccagggttttcgtgagcacaatacccaaacaccagcatcagacacaatgtccacaacacctattgagaacatccaacacttgtacttggttgaccctagcccaagtggaccactCGATTGACCCAAGAGGGCCACCCCAAGACCacccgtctacagaaattcaaggtcaaagtggtgtgttagggttggacccctcaaccaccaggatcatctCCTCCCTTTCAGGgatcaccacacacagcaaacacatgggtggatgtttagatcccagaggaggtaaactgagagaacagaaccttccctgggaggtcccctcaccacgtacaggaatacATACCAAGGGGTGCACTGGTTAAATCAACATCAtaataccagcatcagatacaatgtccacaacatctgttgagaacatccaacactggtacttcaTTGATCCTAGCCCGAGTGAACCAGCCGATTGATCCAAggtggacccctcaaccaccaggatcctctccttcccttcacaggtCGCAATGCAtgacaaacacgtgggtggatgtttagatcccagtggaggtaaactgaaaaaacagaaccttccctgggaggtcccctcaccacatacaggaatccacgcCGAGGGGATAGGTGGTGGGAGATTTAGGCAGAAATCCATGAAATGTCAGAGATTAcccatattaaatgtttaatacactgatgaaaTGGATGCAGCTACCAACTGAAACACTAGATGTCTTTCATACACATTTGTAGCAGCCTAAATGATGCATAACAAAATACAGTACTCCTCTTTAACTGGTTACAGGTTGAGAACAATCTTCAAATGGCTGCACATGTTTAGCTGCAAACAGAAGAATCTTAGAAATACTAACTACTATGAAACAGCAGTGCACACATCAACTGAATAGTGTCTTatatcaaacagtttgtttatttacacacattctacatcagtattaaaataacttCAATCACAGATTACTCAAGCCTAATATATAAATGAAGGGAAAATCCAGACTTTTAACAACACATACCTTATGGTCTTAAACAAGATTGGTGTTTGATAGAAGATAAAACACACAGTTCTGGtctgtatttacatttaaaacatatcaATAAGGTAAAAACTAAAGGACAAAAATTTGAAATGAATACCTTGCCCTAAACTGTGGTGACAttcattttaaactttacttGTATTACATATTTGATGAGATAAACTTGctcttttcttttaaacaaaaatgagTTTTGTTGCACCATTCTTTGTTACGGATACACAACTACAGGTAAAATATACGGTAACTAAAGCTAACTGTATGGAAGATGTAGAAATGTTGGTAAgcaaacatatatattatcatttaCATGAAGTGACGATTctcaaattactttttattttatcgcAACCATAACCTTTAAATGCtatcacaaaatattctaaaaaattataattcatgaagttatattttttgcttttataCAGGAGTGTTCATAACATCCATCATAAAAACTCTGATTACATTACAGTATTAGtcaaaagtgtttgttttcttgcaaacaacaaacaaaactaaaatttatagttatttagATTTCAGTAGTTCACTTCTCACTTTCCAAATACCTATACTAAAACGTTTCTGGcattgtatatatacatttatatataaatatgtggcAACTGCacaagtttgttattttaatcagCTGGTCTTTTCTCtgaaaatttttttgtaaattcctCAGCATTCCTAAAGAACTTTTTCTTGTCTTTCATGTATTCTTCAGCCAAATCTGCCCTCAAAGCGTGTTCTGGTTCAGGATCATTGACTAGAGATACAAGTGCTTGAACCACTGAAATGAAAAAgcacaatgaaaatgtttgttttgaagcaAGAAAGAAGTATAATCGTTAAGTTTGGAACGTTGTTATGTGATACTACTTCTTGAGAAACTATGGTTATCAAACAGTTTTCTTACAAGCCTGAAAATTTTACACATagatttacatattattttaaccaGCTATATATAAATGACTATAGATACACATATAAACTGACTTAAGGAAAACTGaaaaatttgttgataaaaatagCCTTGGTCTTTAACAGAAATTTCCAGCAAGCAGTATTCATTACCTCAGTGATATTTACaatgtttcacatttttaaatttctaatttataCAGTTACGCTAAAGTTGCTAGTATAggcattaaaacttttattaaaataaagtagaaaacaatgttttgattttattaggtcatcttcagattaacaaggATACTTTGCAATTTCTCTTGAGATGCATTTTCACTTCACATGGGTTTTTCATAATCATAAATAAACATTCAattgtcagtatttattttagaataagaATACATTTAAAAGCAGTGTTATACCAATATGAAAGTATTTGAATGGTATGGatatatttatacacaagttTATTTTCCTCCCTTTACCTTGATCAATTTTTGTTGCTGGCTTCCAGTGTTCAGCACTGATTATAGGTAGACACACTTGGCCTTTTTCATCAATGTTTGGGTGGTAGATTTTTGTACGAAATGTAATTTTTGGAGGTTTAAATGGGTATTCTGCAGGAAAGTTAATTTCTATACGGAATGCTCCTTTATTATATGGGTGATTATTCTGAAAGTTGAACAAAACAGCTGTTAccagaatatttaatttatatccaTGTAATTTAGTTCtctgataatattttataagcatTCAGTTAAACATTGACAAttgattaacaaaaataatgattaagtcacttaatgtcataaaaataataattaaaatgaatgtttcTAGTTATTCCATTTACCAGGATATACTGCCATTGTGACTTCTCACTACTATTTTTATCTAAAGTTTCTTCATCTTAACTGATTAGTGTCAAGGCTTGTGAAAACACTCAATTAACAGtcatttatgttttctttcattataattttttattatttcaattactcCCATCTCACATAAGGATAACCGACTAGTTGAGTGTAATCCATCAATAAGCAAATTACGTAGCTCTGCATTCAATACCATGAAATCATAATGAAAacctaaatttattatttttacctcAAGAAAAAAAATTCCATATTTCTGTGAAAGTTGGTGAACATGTATgactataataataacaataatgttattaGATGTATGTACCAGGTGAACAAGTAAATGCACGTTTGTTACACGTACACATTCCTATCACATGGttgtaaatatttacttcattatAATCTTCagcaatttatttaataattttaatttacttagtCACATTAATGTGGTCAGTAAACACTGGATTTTTGCCACTTTAATTCATGTttcaatgataaaaattatacaaaaattcaCATACTAACTGATCAATTAAAATCCACTACTATATGCAGGTTAGAATAGCAATGGTTAGATAGACCAGTTTGATAGAAACTGGCGAGTTTATAAAATACCAAGGTAATATCTGCACAGATAAATTTTGCCAGGGTAAGTTAATGACTAATCATTTACAAAATGAGCATATATAATGAGCAAGCATTAAAcatcttcatattttatttcaaacaataaaacaaaatgattcatCTGAATTGTGACAACCAAATTTTCAGTCATTTTTGACTAATAATGGAACACAAAATTGATTGTACTTTCTGCCCCCCCatttaaatatgttgaaaataatcaCTGACATGAACACAAGTATAAACATGTCTTACTATGTCCCagattttaactgaaataaaacacattttatattttttaatatcaagTTTTTGATTTAGTACATGTTCAACATGaacattaaaatgaattttaagtaTATAAGATGTATAGATTATTTGTAATACATAATTTTTGGTATACAATTTATATCATAAAACTCATAGGACTGAAAGTAATTCTGGAATTTAACATGTTTGTAATAtggtttcatttataaaaaaaattaattgctgaaaattattttaataactattgtaTACCTGCTTTTCCAAACATTCATTGCATCATGTCTATTTCTGTCCAATTTACACTTCATCTAAATGATTTCACAAATAGAAATACTGCCCATTGGAAAAAAAAGTGTATTCCATATAATTTGCAGCAAAATGTGAAGAAgtgaataccacaaaacatttAAAGTCTATCACTATAATTAGGCTAATTCTTTCTTATAATGCATTATCACACTTCAAGGATACTTTACATCTGCAAGACCTTCAGTTTCAAAAGAAGTTCCAATTTCTCAGCTGTCAGCCCATTGAATGAAATCTGGCATACAAGTTTTGGTTCAGAGTAATACCAGATCAACAATATGGTCGAGAATTTTACATAACTGTTAAAGGAATTTTCAGATTTAGCTTATTCCTACCCCCTCAACATTTTCACACAAGATTTGAAAATAATGGTTGGTTGTCACAAGGAAATAGTGACCAAACCACATCCAGTACATATAAAGGGCCACTTTAAGctaatattgttttatacatcCAACTCTGATCTCTATTTATGTAACTTCAAATCAAACTGCATCTCTTACCACACTTGAAGGCATACTGTTACGTAGTATGACAACCATTTTAGAAAAACTGGTGATGTTGTTACTGGAATACCTTGAGATAtccatattttaaattacttcacTACtagtcccagtaattatagacccatcaGTTGTGAGAAGGGTTTacaaaagtctgttaaaagatgttttgtaaaaatcatttaacaaaatttagaatttggTTGGATAGTGAATATAGTTTCACTATtggaaaatcttgccttataaATCTTTTGACATGAGATTAAGGGTGTAGATTTTGTGTGTCTGAATTTTTAGAAAGCATCTGACAATGTGCCATATTAAGGGCATTTTAGATAATTGTCTCCACAGAtgtgggggataagttagcaTACTGGATAGATGAGTGGctgaatggaagaaagcagaagattgttataaatagagttcagtcaaactgattaatgtcacaagtggggtataTCAGGGCTTAATCCTCGGACCACTCCACAGATGaaggaatgatcaataaattaatttacagatattaaggttttgggtgttgttagctgtgaagaggatgctacagaattacaaaagaatttaaattatttactgagttggacaaataaatgtcagatggattttaattataataaacccATCTGCattatcataacttgaattaagtataatttggatgggaataacttaACAGTATTGTAAATGTATCTGGGTATGATAGTTGATCAATCTCTaaaaccatccaagcagtgtgctattGCTATGACAAATAGCTTgtgtctacagaaatactgaatacaaatctaaagagataataattttattgtacaggccactggttaggccacatttggaatattgtagtCACTCTTGGTATCCTTACCTCAggaaaaacattgaattgttggaaagtgttGAGAGAATGGtaactagaatggtgcctggaatGGAGGGTTTTTCATACAAGTAGAGACTGAAATCtctgaacttgttttctcttaacaaaaaaaaacaacaaaagttactggaatctgattgaagtgtttaacatTATAAGGTGAATTGATTATGTTCATGTATCATATTTATCAGTGAGAATAGTAGGTCTAGGGAAAACAAGTACAAGTTTTGGCAGAGTAGGAATAATCTTCacctaaaacagttttatttttctaacacagTGGTTAGCCTTTAAAATGGATTGTCtttggatgttgtagaggcagtaaatttaaatgagttggAAAAAAAGcttaataagtaaataaactatAAGTGCTGgcttcaagtttttttttaaagttaatttagtttggAGTGTGGAACAGCCAAGGTGAACCAATTGATCCCATGTTGTTCAAAAACATTATGTTACTACGGTcttattttttttctcatgaaaatgtaatctgatttataaattaaaaatctttaaaGCCTCAATCTCCTTCCCTGAATCATTGAATTATTTAATGGAAAAGTATTTAGATGTTAATCAAACTAATGTGATACTGCCAATTAAATGTAGTGTTAAGTTTAACATTGATGGATTTATCACTAATATTAGACTGTTTTAAAGGAGTAACAAGgcattttatttgcttttagaaaaaaaagaaagaaaatagtcATATATTAATATGAACAGTCTTGTTGTATAGAAAATAGCCACTGGATTAATAGGAGATGCatgtattaatttaaagaaagatACTAAACTTATGGGAAAATAaacactatatacatatatttatacatttatctaAGTGGAATATTACTAAGATGAAgagggtgtgttttcttatagcaaaaccacatcgggctatctgctgagtccaccagaGGACtaatatgaagaaataaatccattaaatatgagaaaaacattgacaaattagaatattctagaaagaTGCGAGACTCATTtgtacaaatataacaaaaaattcttgttttaatgatATAACATTACTTCTTACAGGCAATATTAAGCCCTGCCACACTAATATGTTGGTTCCATCTACTTGGATGTTTTTGAAATACTTCAATGGTGACTTTCGTATATCCTGCAGTTCCTAGAAGAAGGAAAGAACAATGTCTGAGCAAATATAGATATGGCTAAATCAAATGAAAAGGAGGAATAATACATACtgaaaaatacaacagaaactgcTAAAAGTAAAACAGGActaacaatctatcaaagaaagaCTACCAAAAGTTTAAAATCGCGGTACAGAAAATCATTGGTgtaaataataactattattaaaaaacaacaacaaattgtttAGCTTTGGGACTTTAGGCCGCCACGACATATTTAAAAGTTACACAATTAGAAACTGTACTATGGCAATACACTTACTCGTACTGACACCGTACCTAGTATAATAAAATAGTTACAGTATGTTATTTGTATTAAGTTTATAGCTAGAAGTTCCAGAACAAGTGTTCAGagttaaacataaaaactttCTACCATTAACAGCAACAGTTACATGTCTGAACACTCAAAACGAGTCTGAAGCGACTGggttgataatatatatattttaatttccaaacCTCGTACTTTTTACGAGATGTGACTAAGTTTACTTATCCAAACAGAATTTTCGagaataattaacaataaaataaaacttgtattaaacttAAGAGAAAGTCGTAGcacaaaaatttaacaaaattatacttCAACCTTCTGTAATCTCCTACTTGCTGCCATTTTAAGATTGGAATTAAATTTAAGGAGCGACCTctataacacaaaataagaaGCATGATAGCTCAAGGGCTTTCGTCAAGGAAATCCTCCCTTATTAGGGGTGAgctttaaattacaaaacatttacaaTTCACAAAAGTATAAGTTGTAATATTAACATGTGCATAGTGTATCAGTACACACCATTTATTAAGTATGTATTTTTgaaggtttttttaaaaatataatacgaTTGAAgtctcagaaataaaaataagtcgCCGAGCTTTACATCGAAAAAAAATTGTAGAAGTTGGTCGTATTCAGTATACATGCTGTGCTTTTTAAATAACACTcaactttaaaaattgtttatttttgcaataaaattGGCAACACTatttaagtataaaaaacaacaacactattaAAGAATAGAATTTTAAATTGGACTTCAAGGACAAATATTTTGCTAGAACACAATTTTTCCCATAATTGAATCCATGTGAGACATATCACATAAAaagtctgctgtgtccaccatgggaAATCGAATCTCAGATTTCAACATTATAAGCTCATAAACTAATCGTTGTCACACCTTTAGAAGTCCCACGCTAATACAGCGGTGAGCCTatgatttacaacgataaaatctggggttcgattccactcggttgagttagcagatagcctaatatgactttgctataagaaaacacattcagAAAATTATGAGTATGTTTtcttaacaaatgttttaaattaattcgAATGAATATTTAGCGTTTGAGGCAAGAAAAAATGCAGTACatgataatatttatattttatgaacatttatgTTCATACCTAAAAGGTATTATAATATGCATTTATTGTGATAGCTTTGAAGTTGTGTTCTTTCATTGTCGTTCGTGCCTAGTCTTATTATCCTGATTATACACTAAACTTCAGCACCAGTATTGTTTTTCTAACGAACTTTAAACAAATCTTTCTCAATCTTGAGTtatatttcatgataaatttttgTAGACTCTCCgttgtgacccggcatggccagatgggttcaggcgttcgattcgtaatctgagggtcgcgagttcgaatctccgtcgcatcaaagatgctcgccctttcgaggtgtataatgtgacaatcaatctcactattcgttg is from Tachypleus tridentatus isolate NWPU-2018 chromosome 2, ASM421037v1, whole genome shotgun sequence and encodes:
- the LOC143244226 gene encoding ubiquitin-conjugating enzyme E2 L3-like isoform X2, with product MAASRRLQKELQDIRKSPLKYFKNIQVDGTNILVWQGLILPNNHPYNKGAFRIEINFPAEYPFKPPKITFRTKIYHPNIDEKGQVCLPIISAEHWKPATKIDQVVQALVSLVNDPEPEHALRADLAEEYMKDKKKFFRNAEEFTKKFSEKRPAD